The Fibrobacter sp. UWB5 genome contains a region encoding:
- a CDS encoding pitrilysin family protein, with protein MMKFDLKVLFLTATSVATVFALNACSGSPEPQTEPAPAVAQADSVAAPAVEEKAEPAVPASYKDIQFPEYKYVAPYPKDYRVEIAPGISGYIVSDRSLPLVNFTVYFEQPRVPLALKDEAASSMVGSMLRRGGGGGISAKALDDSLEFISAGITSSVGTFTSTFDIDCLSKDFANMLSLSKQVLTAPAFDKEQFEILRANYLTAYDRRYDTPAKVLSALRSKVNYAPNPRLWDANAADYKKVTIADLKRFAQGVYADSRIMFALSGDIDKDSAVTMLKEFFESWNAAVAKNVKKNAKPVVQEPTPLTFVRKPGIYVVDKDITQANISMNQPFVRRPHADYYPAAVANFILGGGSFTSRLMNRVRSDEGLAYSVYSSVGNDYRDTAMVTIALQTKVESVEFALKLIREVVNEFAEQGPTEEELAQAKKSLIESLPSLFDSPEAIAVIFAKGELLGKSYDHYLEYVKEINAVTADQVKAMVKKYFDMDKMTTSIVAPVSKLESIKPFTVIPQDSLEFR; from the coding sequence ATGATGAAGTTTGATTTGAAAGTTCTCTTTTTGACGGCGACGTCGGTAGCGACAGTGTTTGCCTTGAATGCTTGTTCGGGTTCTCCGGAACCGCAGACGGAGCCGGCTCCGGCTGTTGCGCAGGCTGATTCGGTGGCGGCTCCCGCCGTTGAAGAAAAGGCTGAACCTGCTGTTCCTGCAAGCTACAAGGATATCCAGTTTCCGGAGTACAAGTATGTGGCCCCGTATCCGAAGGATTACCGCGTAGAAATCGCTCCGGGCATTTCGGGCTATATCGTGAGCGACAGGAGCTTGCCGCTGGTGAACTTCACGGTTTATTTTGAACAGCCTCGTGTGCCGCTTGCACTTAAAGACGAGGCCGCCTCGTCGATGGTGGGCAGCATGCTTCGCCGTGGTGGCGGTGGCGGCATTTCGGCCAAGGCTCTGGACGATTCTCTGGAATTCATCAGTGCAGGAATTACGTCGTCGGTCGGAACGTTTACCTCGACATTCGATATCGATTGCCTGTCCAAGGATTTTGCGAACATGCTTTCGCTTTCGAAGCAAGTGCTGACGGCGCCGGCCTTCGATAAGGAACAGTTCGAAATTCTGCGTGCGAATTACTTGACGGCCTATGACCGCCGCTATGACACTCCGGCAAAGGTGCTTTCGGCGCTCCGTTCCAAGGTGAACTACGCTCCGAACCCGAGACTTTGGGATGCCAATGCGGCCGACTACAAGAAGGTGACGATTGCCGACCTGAAGCGTTTTGCCCAGGGCGTGTATGCGGATTCCCGAATCATGTTCGCCCTTTCGGGCGATATCGACAAGGATTCTGCGGTGACCATGCTCAAGGAATTCTTTGAAAGCTGGAATGCCGCGGTTGCCAAGAACGTGAAGAAGAACGCAAAGCCTGTGGTGCAGGAACCGACTCCGCTTACCTTTGTGAGAAAGCCGGGAATTTACGTGGTCGACAAGGACATTACGCAGGCCAACATTTCGATGAACCAGCCCTTTGTGCGCAGGCCCCATGCGGATTACTATCCGGCGGCGGTGGCGAACTTTATTCTGGGTGGCGGCAGCTTTACGAGCCGCCTGATGAACCGCGTGCGTAGTGACGAAGGCCTTGCCTACAGCGTGTATAGCTCGGTGGGTAACGACTACCGCGACACGGCCATGGTGACTATTGCTTTGCAGACCAAGGTGGAATCGGTCGAATTCGCCTTGAAGCTGATCCGCGAAGTGGTGAATGAATTTGCGGAACAGGGCCCCACTGAAGAGGAACTTGCCCAGGCGAAGAAATCCTTGATCGAAAGCCTGCCGAGCCTGTTCGATAGCCCCGAAGCGATTGCCGTGATTTTTGCCAAGGGTGAACTGTTGGGCAAGTCTTACGACCACTACCTGGAATACGTGAAAGAAATCAATGCGGTGACTGCCGACCAGGTGAAGGCGATGGTCAAGAAGTATTTTGACATGGATAAAATGACCACCTCGATTGTTGCTCCCGTTTCAAAATTGGAATCCATTAAACCCTTTACCGTTATTCCTCAGGACAGTCTGGAGTTTAGATAA
- a CDS encoding glutamate--tRNA ligase family protein, with the protein MPGIIRFAPSPTGFLHEGHLLSALYVCAAAKKWDLKIHLRIEDHDQGRARKEYIDGIREDLAWFGFKYDSESIQSSHFDFFQKVLDKLTAKGLVYPCTCSRKQLQSENPVSETGEVIYQGKCRTQAAPCSGPHSLRVVIPDKVINWHDERLGDFAENPKNQCGDFPIRDRDGFWTYQFAVCIDDLAEGITHIVRGEDIRNSTARQIALSQLIADTCQGDPDVPLPPYTRPLYLHHPLIVDSSGKKLSKREHAYSLRQDKDRGKSPQELLGQILYKAGFLSDNTPTTLEQAIATIAGRL; encoded by the coding sequence ATGCCAGGAATCATCCGATTTGCGCCGAGCCCCACGGGCTTTTTACACGAAGGGCACCTTCTTTCCGCCCTTTACGTGTGCGCCGCCGCAAAAAAATGGGACCTCAAAATTCACCTGCGCATCGAAGACCACGACCAAGGCCGTGCCCGCAAAGAATATATTGACGGCATCCGCGAAGATCTCGCCTGGTTCGGTTTCAAGTACGACAGCGAAAGCATCCAGAGTTCGCACTTTGACTTTTTCCAGAAGGTTCTCGACAAGCTCACCGCCAAGGGCCTCGTATACCCTTGCACTTGCAGCCGTAAACAGTTGCAATCCGAAAACCCCGTAAGCGAAACCGGCGAAGTCATTTACCAAGGCAAGTGCCGCACGCAAGCGGCACCTTGTAGCGGCCCCCATAGCCTGCGCGTCGTTATTCCAGACAAAGTAATCAACTGGCACGACGAGCGTCTCGGCGATTTCGCCGAGAATCCGAAAAATCAGTGCGGCGACTTCCCTATCCGCGACCGCGATGGATTTTGGACCTACCAATTCGCCGTCTGCATTGACGACCTCGCCGAAGGCATCACCCACATTGTCCGCGGCGAAGACATCCGCAATTCCACCGCCCGCCAAATTGCGCTTTCCCAGTTAATCGCCGACACCTGCCAAGGCGACCCGGACGTTCCCCTTCCCCCGTACACGCGACCGCTGTATTTGCACCACCCCCTCATTGTGGATTCCAGCGGGAAAAAGCTTTCCAAGCGCGAGCACGCCTACAGCCTCCGTCAGGACAAGGACCGGGGTAAATCGCCCCAGGAACTCTTGGGCCAAATCCTCTACAAAGCGGGATTTTTGTCCGACAATACCCCGACAACGTTAGAACAGGCGATCGCAACCATCGCAGGGCGCCTATAA